The Sorangiineae bacterium MSr11954 DNA segment ACGTGCAGCGCGACCATGCCGGACACCAAGGTGACGAGCACGTTGCGCGTGACCAGCGCGGCAGCCAGCGCGACCAGGGCGGCGAGGAGCCGCGGATCGGTGGGATGGGTGATGAGGGCGCCGTCGCGCAGGAGCACGGCCGGGGCCACGAGGGCCGCAAAGGCGGCAGGGGGGACGAACCGCAAGAGGCGGCGGATGGCCGGTCGCGCCAGCCAGGCGGAGGCGCTGGCGCTGAACTCGATACAGGAGAGCCGGTAGCCCAAGGTGGCGGCGCCGACGGCGAACAGGGTCAACCAGGTGCCATTCATGCTCGTGTTCCTTCCGCGTTGGGGGCCGGCTTGCCGCCGCCCGTGAAGACCTCCCACGCGGCGCCCGCGGCGATGCCGACGAGCATCGCGCAGAACAGCCCGAGCTTCAGCGGCATGGCGAAGAGCAGCACCGACGCCACCGCGCCCGTGAGCGCCGCCACCCGGCTCGCGCCGTCGGCCAGCGAAGGCACCAGGAGCGCGATGAAGGTGAGGGGGATGGCGAAATCCAGCCCCCACGCCGGCGACAGCTGCGCGCCGAACAGCACGCCCATCAGGGTGGACAGCTGCCACGTCGTCCAGAGCGTGAGGCCCGCGCCGAGGTAGTGCCAATGACGGTAGTCGGGCCCCGAGAGGTCTCGGCTCTCCGCATAGCGGCCGATGGCCACGGCGTAGGCCTCATCGGTCAAGAGATACGCGAGCGGCACCCGCCAGCGGCGCGGCAGGTGCGCGACATTGGGGGCCATCGATGCGCTGTAGAGCACGTGGCGGACGTTGAGGACCACCGCGGTGAGCGCGACCACCAGCGGGTTGCCGCCGGCGCCGAGCATCTGCGCGATCACCAGCTGCGCGGAGCCCGCAAAGACGATGCTCGACGAGAGCTGGGCGGCCAGGGGGGACATGCCGGCGTGAACCGCCAAAACACCGTAAATCATGCCGAAGGGCGCGACGCCGAGCTGCAGAGGCAGCTCCCTGCGCACGCCGCGAAAAAACTCGTTCGAACGCGAATTCGCCATTGCGCCGAACATGCCAACCCGCGCGCGGCAGGTCTTGAACGATCTTGCGCAGCCTTGCGCCGCCGCCCGTGGTGACGAGGAGCACGACCCCCGCCGCACCCGCGATGGGCGCGAGCTCCAGGTCGAACGGGGCCGGGCCGCCCCCATGCTCCGCCGCTCGCCGCGCCGGGCGGCGAACCGTTCGCGGCCGCGCCCGACGTCGACTTCCGACCTCGACTCAGGGACGGAGGGCGAAGCGGGCGGGGGTTACCCCGGTGATGCGCTTGAAATGCCGCGTGAGGTGCGCCTGATCGGCGAAGCCGACGGTGGCTGCCACGTCGGCCAAGGCCATGGGCCCCCGCGATCCGCGCAAGAGACGGCACGCTTGCGTGACCCGCCGCTGGACGACGTAGCGGTGGGGGCTCATGCCGGTGGTGCGCGCGAACAAGCGCGCGAAGTGGAAGTCGGACATGCCGGCGCACTGCGCGAGATCGCCCAAGGTGAGCGGCTCCGCGAAATCGGCTTCTACTCGGTCGA contains these protein-coding regions:
- a CDS encoding AzlD domain-containing protein → MNGTWLTLFAVGAATLGYRLSCIEFSASASAWLARPAIRRLLRFVPPAAFAALVAPAVLLRDGALITHPTDPRLLAALVALAAALVTRNVLVTLVSGMVALHVVPLLFGGLGP
- a CDS encoding AzlC family ABC transporter permease; the encoded protein is MANSRSNEFFRGVRRELPLQLGVAPFGMIYGVLAVHAGMSPLAAQLSSSIVFAGSAQLVIAQMLGAGGNPLVVALTAVVLNVRHVLYSASMAPNVAHLPRRWRVPLAYLLTDEAYAVAIGRYAESRDLSGPDYRHWHYLGAGLTLWTTWQLSTLMGVLFGAQLSPAWGLDFAIPLTFIALLVPSLADGASRVAALTGAVASVLLFAMPLKLGLFCAMLVGIAAGAAWEVFTGGGKPAPNAEGTRA